The Numenius arquata chromosome 17, bNumArq3.hap1.1, whole genome shotgun sequence genome segment GATCCTATATTGCTTTAcatgggcaggggaggggggagggcaaGAAAAGAGCTAATATCCAAAGTCCAACAAAAAGAACCAAAATCGAGTCTGCTTTCCCCTCCCGGGACGTGCCGGAGCTCTCCGGGAGCTGAGAGGTGTcggggctgtccccagccccgggagCAGAGCACTGTCCTGCCACCGCGTGTCCACCGCCCGACGGGGAGAGGGAACGAGGGAGGGGGGGAGTCTTCCCCGGTGCCACCCCTGGCAGCACCGGGGCATTCGGCCCCGTGTCCAAGCAACCGCAGATGAGAACCAGACCCCTCGGCTCGGCCGCCCGCCTTTTATACTCTGATCTCGTCATCGTCTTCGTCAGCAAACGAGAACTCCTTGTCGGGGCGTCTGGGGGGGCCCCGGTGACTCGGTGGCCCCGGGACGGGGCTACGCTCCTCCAGCCCCGAGGCGCAGCTGGACACCGAACTGCTGTCCCTGGGGCAGTGGCCACCGGTGCCGCGGGACGGGCTCTGGCTTGGTggggccaccgccgccaccggggAGCCGGGCAGGGTGGCATCCACCTCCTCCTCATGGCTCTCCTCTGCCTCGGGGTCTTCATCCTGCTCCCACTGCTCCTTATCCATGATGCTCAGGACGTCCCCGAGCATGGAGGGCCCCAGGTCGATGTGGAAGGACATGATGGACTCGGCGTGCTTCATGCCCGCCCCGCTCTTGGCCACCACGACCGGCAGCTCCGTGATGTCCCCGAAGTCGCGCTCGTCCAAGCCGGGGCTCAGgggcccggcggccgccccgTTGGGGCG includes the following:
- the CDC42EP4 gene encoding cdc42 effector protein 4, with translation MPILKQLVSNSAHSKRRSRADLTAEMISAPLGDFRHTMHVGRAGDAFGDTSFLTSKAGEPGPEAGEEPGASKPSLLSRRFRSSKRSQSVTRGDRRDMLGSLRDSALFVKNAVSLPQLNEKEVDRSAGQLPKSLSSSPVKKLPEEGSPEEQQRPNGAAAGPLSPGLDERDFGDITELPVVVAKSGAGMKHAESIMSFHIDLGPSMLGDVLSIMDKEQWEQDEDPEAEESHEEEVDATLPGSPVAAVAPPSQSPSRGTGGHCPRDSSSVSSCASGLEERSPVPGPPSHRGPPRRPDKEFSFADEDDDEIRV